Proteins co-encoded in one Haloarcula sp. DT43 genomic window:
- a CDS encoding DUF7289 family protein, which produces MTPDTDAQSHVVGVVLLLGLTVVALGGLTAVVGSVVDGHTATADETRVANTFETAFRPVERTGHRTVRVRFTEGRLTTVERELRVLNDSAVQRTVPIDAIVYDSGDKRVRFLGGSVVRGTAGNAWLETDPPVTATRDDTAVIVGAPVVNASGGTVSGTGGVSAAVRRNVSHERERLPAGNYSVAIETATPRPFAAYFRRVGATTRVDDIDGDGVRSVVATFPGRRTLYLVRHDMRTEVMHG; this is translated from the coding sequence TTGACCCCCGACACCGACGCCCAGTCACACGTCGTCGGCGTCGTGCTGTTGCTGGGGCTGACGGTCGTCGCGCTCGGCGGACTGACGGCCGTCGTCGGGAGCGTCGTCGACGGCCACACCGCGACCGCCGACGAGACCCGCGTGGCGAACACCTTCGAGACGGCGTTCCGGCCGGTCGAGCGGACGGGCCACCGAACCGTTCGCGTCCGGTTCACCGAGGGTCGACTGACAACCGTGGAGCGTGAACTGCGCGTGCTCAACGACTCCGCGGTCCAGCGAACGGTTCCAATAGACGCGATAGTGTACGACTCCGGCGACAAGCGCGTCCGGTTTCTCGGGGGCAGCGTCGTGCGCGGAACAGCAGGCAACGCGTGGCTCGAAACCGACCCGCCGGTGACGGCGACCCGGGACGACACGGCAGTCATCGTCGGCGCACCGGTGGTCAACGCCAGCGGGGGCACGGTATCGGGGACGGGCGGCGTGTCCGCGGCCGTTCGCCGGAACGTCAGCCACGAACGCGAGCGGCTACCGGCCGGCAACTACAGCGTGGCCATCGAGACGGCGACGCCTCGGCCGTTCGCCGCGTACTTCCGGCGGGTCGGTGCGACCACGCGAGTCGATGATATCGACGGCGACGGCGTCCGGAGCGTCGTGGCGACGTTCCCCGGCCGCCGGACGCTGTACCTGGTCCGCCACGACATGCGGACGGAGGTGATGCATGGATAA
- a CDS encoding DUF7266 family protein has translation MDNRALSTVVEKLLSMGLVLLYIGLVTTTLYGGTVPAYQAAVGAELGDRTLAEAAARIEQAVPPDARAVSATVRVSLPDTIDGTGYSIRTDGDDLVLDHPDSEISGRTRPLLPDRVDTFEGEWKSGSRTVVVVSGTRGSVTVRLGENR, from the coding sequence ATGGATAACCGCGCGCTCAGTACGGTCGTCGAGAAACTGCTGAGCATGGGACTGGTACTGCTGTACATCGGCCTCGTGACGACCACGCTGTACGGCGGGACGGTCCCGGCGTACCAGGCCGCCGTCGGTGCGGAACTCGGCGACCGGACGCTCGCTGAAGCGGCAGCCCGCATCGAACAGGCCGTCCCGCCGGATGCCAGGGCCGTCTCGGCTACCGTCCGCGTGTCTCTCCCCGACACTATCGACGGCACTGGATACAGCATCCGGACCGACGGCGACGACCTGGTGCTCGACCACCCCGACTCCGAAATCAGCGGCCGGACGCGGCCGCTGTTGCCCGATAGAGTCGATACCTTCGAGGGCGAATGGAAGAGCGGCAGCCGGACGGTGGTCGTCGTCTCCGGAACACGGGGGAGCGTGACAGTTCGCCTGGGAGAGAACCGATGA
- a CDS encoding DUF7263 family protein produces MTRASRLTETAARAQTSLPALGVALVLLTVVTGLSVAMADAAIIGAERTPDERRIAAAVADRLVAADGPLAARSNVLNRSRVRAFDRAALERTAPPAAESEVTVELAGDTVASTGPVRGGTRISRLVLVEARESRTLRPDLTTTDAVTLPRRSARATVTIDPPPGTTVWTVRANDRVVLHNRSGLDGSYEVPLVPYETTALRFQRAGRLEPGNVTIDYAAPRSTKETLVVTVDA; encoded by the coding sequence ATGACACGGGCGAGTCGGCTCACGGAGACAGCCGCGCGCGCACAGACGTCGCTCCCGGCGCTCGGCGTCGCGCTCGTGTTGCTGACCGTCGTCACCGGCCTGAGCGTCGCGATGGCCGACGCCGCGATTATCGGTGCGGAACGGACGCCCGACGAGCGGCGAATCGCCGCCGCTGTCGCGGACAGGCTCGTCGCGGCCGATGGCCCGCTCGCGGCTCGCAGCAACGTCCTCAACCGCTCCCGGGTCAGGGCGTTCGACCGGGCTGCCCTCGAACGGACCGCACCGCCGGCCGCCGAGTCCGAAGTCACGGTCGAGTTGGCTGGCGACACGGTTGCGAGCACCGGGCCGGTTCGCGGCGGGACCCGAATCAGCCGGCTCGTCCTCGTCGAGGCCCGCGAGTCGCGGACGCTCAGGCCGGACCTGACGACGACTGACGCGGTGACGCTCCCTCGCCGGAGCGCACGCGCCACGGTCACTATCGACCCGCCGCCCGGCACGACCGTCTGGACCGTTCGTGCTAACGACCGCGTCGTCCTCCACAACCGGAGCGGGCTGGACGGTAGCTACGAGGTCCCGCTGGTGCCCTACGAGACGACGGCGCTGCGCTTCCAGCGGGCCGGCCGGCTCGAACCCGGGAACGTGACTATCGACTACGCCGCCCCGCGGTCCACGAAGGAAACCCTGGTGGTGACCGTCGATGCGTAG
- a CDS encoding DUF7262 family protein — protein sequence MRRAQLPLSLVEVALGTVLILGVALGFALGTPAPDGQEPQLDAYASDTATLLATDPPRHGGATRLQEVVASQASFDRERDALASRVARILPENVLFRVETPHGAVGTPTPRGVSIGTAAVPTGHGDVRIVVWYA from the coding sequence ATGCGTAGAGCCCAACTGCCGCTGTCGCTCGTCGAGGTCGCGCTCGGGACCGTCCTGATTCTCGGCGTCGCGCTCGGGTTCGCGCTGGGGACGCCAGCGCCGGACGGGCAGGAACCACAGCTCGACGCCTACGCCTCGGACACGGCGACGCTCCTGGCGACCGACCCGCCGCGACACGGCGGCGCGACACGCCTCCAGGAGGTCGTGGCGAGTCAGGCGTCGTTCGACCGCGAACGGGACGCGCTCGCGAGCCGCGTCGCGCGTATCCTCCCCGAGAACGTCCTGTTCCGGGTCGAGACTCCCCACGGGGCGGTCGGCACGCCGACGCCGCGGGGCGTCAGCATCGGCACGGCGGCGGTCCCGACGGGACACGGGGACGTCCGAATCGTCGTGTGGTACGCATGA
- a CDS encoding DUF7261 family protein, producing the protein MTRRGQLVLVAAAVVAVALVPILVASLQLGYHDDVRATADYDDDPTADALRVLERAVATESASVPKQYAWAARDSATAAVRGGLQPRLDRLRTSRVEAGVYYDVSYNGTAAREWSVADCPSGPDRQFGDCVATRGIVVQDRVGRTHVLAVGFDVTATTERGETTVTVVVEPSGRSSR; encoded by the coding sequence ATGACCCGGCGCGGCCAGCTGGTCCTCGTGGCGGCCGCGGTCGTGGCAGTCGCGCTCGTCCCGATTCTCGTGGCGTCCCTGCAACTGGGGTATCACGACGACGTCCGCGCGACGGCCGACTACGACGACGACCCGACCGCCGACGCGCTCCGGGTCCTCGAACGCGCTGTCGCGACCGAGAGCGCGTCCGTTCCGAAGCAGTACGCCTGGGCCGCGAGGGATTCAGCGACGGCGGCCGTTCGCGGGGGATTGCAACCGCGGCTCGACCGCCTCAGAACGTCGCGCGTCGAGGCCGGCGTCTATTACGATGTTTCCTACAACGGCACTGCGGCGCGAGAGTGGAGCGTCGCCGACTGTCCGTCCGGGCCGGACCGGCAGTTCGGGGACTGTGTCGCCACCCGTGGTATCGTCGTGCAGGACCGCGTCGGTCGCACACACGTCCTCGCCGTCGGTTTCGACGTGACGGCCACGACAGAACGCGGCGAAACCACCGTGACCGTCGTTGTCGAACCGAGCGGGCGGTCCTCGCGGTGA